The following nucleotide sequence is from Podospora bellae-mahoneyi strain CBS 112042 chromosome 1 map unlocalized CBS112042p_1, whole genome shotgun sequence.
ggtacctccctccccatcccccatcaccaccacccccaatgaagatgatgacgataCTAACAAGAAATAGTCCTCCCCCcgcgcctcctccccctcctctcccacagGCGGCCCAGCAGGCGTCGCAACCGGCGCCCGCCcgtcttcccccccccctccaggAGGCGCCCGCACCGCCATCCGCCGCCGTGCTGCTGCCGACCAAAAGGAGAAGATCGCCAATGCCAGACCCAACAGCACCCGCGCTGCGGGCGCGGGAGGCTCGAGCAGCACCATGCTGAGGCTGTATACCGACGAGAGCCCCGGGCTCAAGGTTGATCCGGTTGttgtgctggtgttgagcttggtgtttATTTTTAGTGTGGTTGCTTTGCATAGTgagtttttccttttttgttCGTAtgaggggtggtggaagggggaacTTGGGACTGGAGTCTTGGATGTGGGATTTTGGATGTGGGATTTTGGCTGACAACAAGGGGAATAGTTATCGCCAAGATTACGAGGAAATTCTCGAGCTAATTTCCTGACACCTCACTCGATGACGCCAACGATGATCTGAGGATACGAGATGAAGAGGGACGGTGGATCTGGTGGCGGTTTGGGTATCATGAAGACGAAAGGCTCACGGTACAGGGACTCCAAGGGTGGTGTTTAGGAAGAGAAATATTTCTTAATCCATCATGAGGACTGAAAATCACTGGGCCAAAAAGGGTGGTGAACtcggggatggtgggtgACAATTTTGTTTTTGGCGGCGTTCACAACATACATTACATATACCTAGGAAACgcggggaaggggaggaagagagagataaTGGGTCGAACGGATGGTGGGATGGCCAAAAGGCATCTTGTTTTAGTCTTTTCGTGgatgtgtttttttttttttttttttgcaaatGTGTACAATGTAAATTTGTTTGTAAGTGGCTGAATGATGGACCTTGTT
It contains:
- the SBH1 gene encoding Arf guanine nucleotide exchange factor sbh1 (COG:U; EggNog:ENOG503P6QV), producing the protein MSSPRASSPSSPTGGPAGVATGARPSSPPPPGGARTAIRRRAAADQKEKIANARPNSTRAAGAGGSSSTMLRLYTDESPGLKVDPVVVLVLSLVFIFSVVALHIIAKITRKFSS